The following is a genomic window from Gemmatimonadota bacterium.
AGTTGCACGGCAAAGACGACGGAGGCGGCGAGCCCCATGGAGACGGCGACCAGCGGCCACCGGGACGGCCGCTGGAACGGTTGCTGTGAGGGCTGAGACGACGGCCCGGCCGAGCGCGGCGCGACGGGGAGTGTCGCTGCCTTGTCCTCCTGGATGCTCGACAGGAAGCGCGCACGCACGTCCGGTGATGGCTGCATGCTGTGCTGCTGCGCCAGCTGGACCGTGACGTCACCGTAGGCGGCGATCTCGGCGGCCAACTCGGGCATCGACGGCAGCGCGGCCTCGACGGCCGCCCGCTCGTCAGGCGACGCGGCGCCAAGCGCATACGCGGCCGCGAGGTCGAGCAGTTCTTCGCGCGTGTAGTCGCTCACGACCGTGCGTCCTCCCGAAAGGCCCGAAGTCCTTCTCGCAGCTTCATCATCGCGAGGCGGGCACGTGTCTTGACGGTGCCGAGCGGCTCGGAGAGTCGCTCGGCGATTTCGGACTGCGACAATCCAGCGAAGTAGGCGAGTTCGATGACAATGCGTTGGTTGTCGGGGAGTGCCTGCACCGCGTGCTTGACCGCCTGACGCTGCTCTGCTTCCTCGACGTCGAAGCCAGGGTGGCCAGCCTGTTCGGGCGCGGCGAGCAATTCCGCCGGGACCTCCTCGACGTTGGCCGCCGTGCGTTTGGCGAGGCGACCTGCCCTGCGCAGGTGGTCCAACGCGCGTGTGCGAGTGATCGTGAGGAGCCAGCTCACCGGTGAGCCGCGCGTACCATCGAAACGCGCCGCGTCTCGCCACGCCTGCATGAACGCCTCGAGGACGACCCCCTCGGCGTCGGCGCGCTCGCGCAACAGGCGAAATGCGAGTGCCATCGCCGTCGGTGCGTGCCGATCGTAGAACGCGGCGGCCGCCCCTTCGTCGCCGTGCGCCATCGCGGACACGAGCTCCGCATCGCTCCGCGCCACGCGCGGGGCCCCGTCAGGCATTGGGTACGATGGTTGAGTGGAGGCGCATGACGCTCGCATCGACACCCCGTGGGCGATGCGACCGGCAACATACACCCCCGGCGCTTGCAGCGACAAGACGACCCTCCGGGTTGTCCCGTCCTACGCTGGCAACGCGCCCGTCGGATCTGCGCGCCCGCGCCGAGAGATCCGATTCCGTGCGTCGTGTCGTACTCCCGGCATCCCCTCGCGTTCACGGAGCGATCTGGAGACGATGTCAGACTTCCTCGCGTTTGTCGACGTCGGCTTTCGCCACATCGTGGCGCTCGATGCCGCCGATCACGTGCTCTTCCTCCTCGCGCTCGCGGCGATCTACCGCGGTCGCGATTGGCGCGCGCTGCTCTGGGTCGTTACCGCCTTCACCGTCGGCCACTCGCTGACGCTCCTGCTGGCGGTCACGACGCAGCTCGTGCTTCCGAGGGAGATCGTGGAGTTCCTCATCCCCGTGACGATCGTGCTCACGGGAATGGAGAACCTGCTCGCGCGCCAACGCGCGGAATCGGGACGCACCTCGGGGCATCGCTCCGTGCTCGCCGGCATCTTCGGCCTGGTGCACGGCGCCGGCTTCGCGGACTACCTGCGGAGCCTGTTTGTCGATGAGCTGGCGCTCCCGCTCCTCGGGTTCAACGTCGGGATTGAATGCGGGCAGCTGGTCGTGCTCGCGGTCGCGTTCGGTTGCTTCTGGGTAGGCGACCGCCTGCTCGCCGTCGCGCCGCATCGCGTGGTGCGCGGGGCGCCGTTCCAGGCGCGGCTCGTCGGGGTGTCGGCGGTCGTGACCGCGGTCGCCGTGGTGTGGGCCTGGGAACGATGGCCGGGTTGAGGGGGGGGCGCTGGACGCGCGTTGGGCACGTCGCCCGAGTCGCGGCGGCGGGAAGTGCCGTCCTGCTGTCCGTCGGTAGCGCCGTCGCGGGCGCGCACCCGATTCACACGACGCTCACCGTGCTGTCGCACGATGTGGCGCGTGGGACGATCGACGTGAGCATTCGCGCGTTCGCCGACGACTTCTCCGCGGCGGTGGCGCGCGCTGCCGGGAAGCCGGCGCCTCGCGACTCGACGGTGACGGCGGACGACGTCACGCGCTACGTGCAGGCGCGCCTGACCATCGATGGCGTACGCCTCGAGCCGTGCGGCGTGCAGCGCACCGCCGATGCCTACCTCCTGTGCTTTCGTGCCCGCGTGCCGTCAGGCGTCACCACCCTTCGCGCCCGCAACCTCCTGCTCACGGAGGTGCACCGTGACCAGGTGAACATCGTGCAGGTGCAGGGTGCCTCGGCGCGCCGCACGCACGTCTTCACCGCGAGCAGCAAGCCGATGGTGCTGGGCGCCCGTTAGGCGGTGCGCGGGTGAACACGGCGCATTGACGCGACGTGCACGCGACACAGATCCAGTGGCACGCCGCCCGACGTACTCCTCGCGACACGCGCGACGGCAGCCGAACCCCTGCACAGGCAGGGCGAGGGTTGTCACCCATGGCGCGACGTCCGGGAAGGGGAGACGCCCGCCGATCGCTCCCACAACGCTTCAATGAGGAGGCGCAATGCACACGTGGACATTCCGGCGCGACTGGATCGTGCCAGGCATCACAGCGGCGGTCGTCGTGGCCGGACTGACCGTTGCGGGGGTCGTGAAGGCCTCCGATCACCAGGATACACCGACGGTCGAGCTCAGTCCTCGCTACGACGTCAACGACGTGTATGCCTTCCCGTCGCCGGTCGCCGGACGAACGGTGCTCGCCCTGAGCACGGCCTCCCCGCTCACGCCGGCCCGCACGCCGAGCGCGACGTTCGGCACGCGCGACAAGGAGCTATACCAGCTCAAGATCGACAACAACGGCGATGCCGTGGAAGACCTCGTCTTCCAGGTCACCTTCACCGGCCCCGAACGCAACCAGATGGTGCGGCTCAAGGGACCGATGAAGCCCAACGAGACGGGAACCGCGAACACGATGTTGCGGGGCGAATCCACGCTCTACGGCCGGACGAACACCGTCCTCGGATCGCCGAACGGGGTGCAGCTGTTCGCGGGGCCGCGTGACGATCCCTTCTTCCTCGACCTCGAGTACTTCTTCCGCATCGTCCCCGATCGCAAGCCGGTGGGAGGGCCGCTCGCCGCCCTGCCGAGCACGCCGAGCGCCTCGTCGTTCCGGGCCGTTGGGCAGGCGAAGGACTACCTCCGCGGCTTCAACGACATGGCGATCGTGATCGAGCTTCCCACCAGCATGC
Proteins encoded in this region:
- a CDS encoding sigma-70 family RNA polymerase sigma factor; this translates as MPDGAPRVARSDAELVSAMAHGDEGAAAAFYDRHAPTAMALAFRLLRERADAEGVVLEAFMQAWRDAARFDGTRGSPVSWLLTITRTRALDHLRRAGRLAKRTAANVEEVPAELLAAPEQAGHPGFDVEEAEQRQAVKHAVQALPDNQRIVIELAYFAGLSQSEIAERLSEPLGTVKTRARLAMMKLREGLRAFREDARS
- a CDS encoding HupE/UreJ family protein; amino-acid sequence: MSDFLAFVDVGFRHIVALDAADHVLFLLALAAIYRGRDWRALLWVVTAFTVGHSLTLLLAVTTQLVLPREIVEFLIPVTIVLTGMENLLARQRAESGRTSGHRSVLAGIFGLVHGAGFADYLRSLFVDELALPLLGFNVGIECGQLVVLAVAFGCFWVGDRLLAVAPHRVVRGAPFQARLVGVSAVVTAVAVVWAWERWPG
- a CDS encoding DUF4331 family protein, producing the protein MHTWTFRRDWIVPGITAAVVVAGLTVAGVVKASDHQDTPTVELSPRYDVNDVYAFPSPVAGRTVLALSTASPLTPARTPSATFGTRDKELYQLKIDNNGDAVEDLVFQVTFTGPERNQMVRLKGPMKPNETGTANTMLRGESTLYGRTNTVLGSPNGVQLFAGPRDDPFFLDLEYFFRIVPDRKPVGGPLAALPSTPSASSFRAVGQAKDYLRGFNDMAIVIELPTSMLVADPKNPGKFGVWGTTSRPRGQ